In the genome of Marinomonas sp. IMCC 4694, the window CATCTTATTGCTGACAACTTTGTTGTCAGTAGGGGGTGTTTTATACGCCTTATCTCAGCCCAACACCTACAAAGCCGAAGCCATCTTGGCCTCAGCTAACGACAGCAAATCGGGTGGTTTAGCTGCCATGGCCTCGCAATTCGGCGGCCTTGCTTCATTAGCGGGTATCAACTTAGGCGGCGGTGGGACAGACGGCAAAGCTACTGCATTAGCCATATTACAATCACGCCAATTTCTAAATACCTTTATTACCAAGCATGACCTACTCGTACCACTCATG includes:
- a CDS encoding Wzz/FepE/Etk N-terminal domain-containing protein, which produces MNENYQLASPHYQQQDDEIDLKELFIALWKGKWTILLLTTLLSVGGVLYALSQPNTYKAEAILASANDSKSGGLAAMASQFGGLASLAGINLGGGGTDGKATALAILQSRQFLNTFITKHDLLVPLMAGTKWNEATDTLLINEKVYDTQSLKWVQEVKPGKTAEPSDWQAYK